A region of the Festucalex cinctus isolate MCC-2025b chromosome 8, RoL_Fcin_1.0, whole genome shotgun sequence genome:
AACATCTGGCAAATGCTGTTCACACGCGGTTGCTTCAAATCTTAACATTTTTATGATTTGGAAGGTCGGAGATGTGCGCGTGAGATTCTCCTTTGCCGGACTCGTTGGTGAAACTGTGAGTTCTGAAGACGCTCTCAATTTTTGCAATTTACAAAGTgaaaattattataattttttttgacaaaaaaaaaaaaactttcttcaGGTCAGCATTGTGGCCAAGCAGAGTGGAGAGCAGTTGTTGTCCTTCAAAACCAAGTCAGGAGACGTTCTGGAGATCTTGTACCTCGAGGAGCTCTCAGCAGAGGTTtgatagactttttattttatagactttttattttatttttttgcacgtcAAAGACAACTTGGATTCTGACGTGCCCTGCatgcaatgcaatgcaatgcGCAGGAAGTGTTTGCGAGAGAGCAGCAAAATAATAGCATGAAGACGTGGGGACTGAGAGCCGCGGGATGGGCCCTCATGTTTCTCGCCATTCAGCTGATGATGCGCATCATCTACACACTAGGTAAACACTCACTCACGCAATGGAACCGCTGATGCAGACTGGCCCTTTAAAACCACCGCTGTCATATTTCTCCACGTGTGCCCACAGTGGACTGGGTTCCTATCCTGAGGGACCTCGTTTCGATTGGACTGAAGATCTTCGCCTTGTGCGTGTCATCCTCGCTCTCGCTCCTTGTCATCGCAGCCGGGTGGTTTTTTAACAGACCCCTGATGGCGATCGGTCTGGGGGCTTTGGCTCTTCTTCCCGTGCTCATCGCGCGCTCGCGGCTCCCAGCCAAAAAGGATTTGTGACTAAGAAACTGGATGTGATGCTTCCTGGACCGGCGGTTTTGGGCCCGCCATAGCGATAAAAGGATCAAATCTGCAATTTAGCCAAACATCCATATTTGCAGTATTTTGAGCTTGTGACATATGATGTATATTTATTTGGaatgcaatgtttttgtttgtgtccatTTTTCTATACACCAGTGATAGATCTCAGCAAATGTTTACTttcttttgattaaaaaaaaaaaaaaatccaactttaGTACATAAAAGTAGTGATGGGCAAATGAAGCTTCAATAAAGCCTGTGATATTATTTTgaatccactagatggcactcttggtttaaagatgtaGTGGAAATGTAATTTCCATTGTACTAGCCTTTATCTTTAACCTGGTAgcgctccacagtaatttcgtcgggaaaaggcggaacaacgcaatacaataattcgagctgattggacgatgggacattctacacgtttgatttaaccaatcacggcaaagggtgaaaatgtctgtttgtttttgtcgaagggggggaaagtgcgaacatcttaccagctagaaatgcacgaagcacctcttgttgttcaacattcaacaaggaaacggtgagtaattatgcgagaacagaattaattgtagcgtcaattcgtccatgttaggtttgttggTTAGCACCTGCGTCGGCTTTCTAGTTTCGttacagttgcatatcccgccccccaaaCACGGTGTCgctttgtgattggtccgaaccagcagtggttcgggaacggcggttatttgcgggagcggtacaagatgtattctccggagtttgtgaactcacaattactgcgagaattcatcttgcgagagcaaggttactttatctttaaaccaagcaccatctagaggagtaaaataatattgcaagtgcttcattaAGCTTCATTTCCCCGTCATTACACACGTGGTTGTTTCTTTTGTGTGTTGGGTTCTACATATTAATAAAGGCTCCCAGAACGCTAACAAAATccgtttaaaatgtttttgtatccAAACAGCACTTTAAATCAGTGGCTAGAAGCAAGATTCTTACAAAGTAATTTATTACACAAAACACTTAAGTTTTCATTTGTGTGTTAACAAAATTGAGTTTCCAGTCCACGTCGTCACGATTGCACACGAGGATCCGTCAGTGGAACACACCAAACAAACGTTGACTTCGCGTGTGCGTTAGCTTGTTGAAGTCACAGTGATCAGGTACTTTTACCCTAGTTGGCTGTGGAAACATTCGTCGGGTCAGCTGGCAGGGTTTCAGCACTTGACTGTAGTTGGCTGGTTTGCTGACTTCTCATGACAGTACATGCTGATACTGGAGGTTTCATTATGGCCGATTGACTGAtgctttagtaaaaaaaaaaaaaaaaaagatttccaaTACTGACAACCTACTTCagcttaaaacaaataaaagcgttGCATCTTTTGTAAAAAGTGAGAACAGTCTTGTGTGGgtgtttcttttttgggggTCAGGGATTTTGACCCTCTGCTTCTATTACCCCCCCAAACAAGAAGCAGTCCCGTGCCACCTGTTTTTACAGGATGCTGCATCTATTTCTCTTCTTTCCCCGCCGGGCCTGTAGCGCCGCCCTGGTGGCCATCTCAAAGACTTCCCTCACACCATCCTTTGTTTTGGCTGAGCACTCCATGTATCCAAAGGCACTGATCCTGTTGGCCATATCCCGTCCATCCTCCTGCTTCACGGGTTCCTGGAggcgggaaaaacaaaaaacaaaaaaaacatggacatgTTAGGAACAAGAATAAAGCTGATATCTTATCAGCACGTTTACCTGCTTCATTTTGGCGAGCTCCCTGCGGGTGTGCTCATCGTTGCGCAGGTCCTTTTTGTTTCCCACCAGGATAATGGGCACGTTGGGGCAGAAGTGCTTCACCTCCGGAGTCCACTTCTCTGGGATGTTCTCTGAAAATGACGCCACGAGACGTGATCCAGCACATGACCGCGGGATCAAACCTGAGGCATTTGCACCACGAGTGGTTTACCGAGACTGTCGGGACTGTCGATGGAGAAGCACATAAGAATGACATCAGTGTCTGGATACGAGAGAGGGCGCAGTCGGTCGTAGTCTTCTTGACCTGCTGTGTCCCACAGCGCTAACTCCACCTGCCAAAGAAGCCCAAATTAACTTAGTTGGCCTCTACCctttccttttttggggggaatcaAACACAACAATGTGGTAAACCTCGCAGGCAATGTGAGAGGAGTGAAAGGCTCCGCACCTGTTTGCTGTCCACTTCGATGTCCGCCACGTAGTTCTCGAACACGGTGGGCACGTAGACTTCGGGAAACTGGTCCTTGCTGAACACAATCAGCAGGCAGGTCTTGCCGCAAGCGCCATCTCCTACTATGACCAGCTTTTTCCTGATTGCCGCCATAGCTGCAGATGAGAGGTAGAGGTTGTGTTAAGCcagactggggaaaaaaaaaaaaaaaaaagtgtgccatTGTAGTTCTTTACGGGAAAGTGCTACCtgcattattttattgaaaGGAAAAATGTGGTGATTTTAAGAAAAATGCCTATAAATATAGGGACAGACTGAttaatttagttaattaaattagcgcttttaaaatcagcaaaatTGGGGGGgttaaagatttttttgaaAACACATTACAAGAAATTAATGACATCCAACCTCCtcacaaccccccaaaaactaaaaacaaagcaaagtgaTTTATACATACTCACTACTTCCATGACACCAATGACTACTTTCCTATTACTTAAGGCTTTGGCTGCATCTTGTGATGTCAAGAGACAGATGAATGGATCTCACTTTGGTACCCACAAATGCAGTATTTAAGATCATGTGACCAGGCATTTTGATTGGCCATAAAGAGCTATGCCACGCCATTCACTTGTGATTTGACATTTCAAATAGCAGCCAAACTATTTGTAGACCATCTGCAACTCTGGAAGACCGGTTACAGGACTCAGGAGTGACATGGCTGAATTGTTCATTTATGTTCTGCTGATTTAAGGGCAAACAGGGTTTCCACTACagcatgatgatgatggcaCCATGAAGCCTCCAGATGCACTGACTGAAAGCAGCTTTCTAAGTTTTAAGTTTAATTACCCCTGTATAGTTattggttatatatatatatatatatatatatatatatatatatatatatatatatatatatatatatatatatatatatatagtttcatAACGTTTTAAAGTCGTAGTAAAGAGTGTTAACAGCTATTTTATGTTTGCTTTAAAAGCAATTCCTACCATcttccatcatcatcatttcattTCTTTGACCCACCCGGCAGCTAGCTTAGCAAACTTAAACGTTTATTTGAcctgaaatcacaattaaaagCACCACTGATGTCATGTAAATGtgtgaataaaataatatagTCGGCGTTGAACTGCCATTTGGGATCACGGTGTTCCAAAGGAGGAAGTAGCTGTTATGTTTACTAAAGAATCGACGCCAGCGTCATAGATTAGCaggagagaaggaaaaaaacaggcTTATATTTAATCTTTTATCCGCGTGATTAAAGGAACAAGATTCTTGAAATAATGTTCCCGCAAGGGTTCACCTCAAAAAGAACAAATCGAGACTTGTTTTTCAGTGCAAGAGCAGTAAACTGGCTAGTTAGCTCCCcgtttagcttagtttagcttagcttaacgGAAGTCAATGCTACTTAATGGTTCCGTTAGCTTTTTGGCTAACATTAGCCGACTAGCGGGCAGAAAACGTAGCTTTACGCGAAATCGGCGAGCGGACGGTTAACATGAAATCATCCTGAAAAACAGCAGCGACGGTTTTCAAGTTGGGAAGAGCTTACCCAGTGAttgttttcaaatgattccCAAGTTGTGCTTTGTTGGCCTCCGTCGCTGAGTGCGCCGCTGGAGGATGAAGAGAAGGGAAGTGGCGTGgggcggaggaggagggggggacaGCACACGACTGGATGGTCTGACAATACAAATTGTTAGTTAACTTGCTGTCACAGtgttagttattttattttattttaaaaaaaaataccagtaGATTATCAGTTATCCAGTTGATGGTAATTGCAAAAATTGAATCAGTCAAATGGCGAGTCCGCTCCAGGATGTTTATACACAGCGTGGGGCCGTGGGCtgagaaaataatttataaatatattttcataataTCGAATAAATATTGGAGGGAGTTAACTACACATACGTCTGACAGTTTTAGAGCCATTCTTGTCaagtagacttttttttcttgttttcttaaaatgttTAAGAATGATTTAGCTGACGTCTTTGCTATTAACACGCATACACatgcactttaatgcaaaaataaaactatatcaGATTATTGGATT
Encoded here:
- the LOC144024525 gene encoding rho-related GTP-binding protein RhoA-B; the encoded protein is MAAIRKKLVIVGDGACGKTCLLIVFSKDQFPEVYVPTVFENYVADIEVDSKQVELALWDTAGQEDYDRLRPLSYPDTDVILMCFSIDSPDSLENIPEKWTPEVKHFCPNVPIILVGNKKDLRNDEHTRRELAKMKQEPVKQEDGRDMANRISAFGYMECSAKTKDGVREVFEMATRAALQARRGKKRNRCSIL